The following proteins are encoded in a genomic region of Hyla sarda isolate aHylSar1 chromosome 3, aHylSar1.hap1, whole genome shotgun sequence:
- the GHSR gene encoding growth hormone secretagogue receptor type 1: MVRTSQDFIYGQVRIMSSKIYSDNITKGYYYNSTWPEDPIYLFPLPVLTGITVVCVLLFIIGIFGNIMTMLVVSKYKDMRTTTNLYLSSMAFSDLLIFLCMPLDLYKLWQYRPWNFGSLLCKLFQFISESCTYSTILNITALSVERYFAICFPLKAKVVITKGRVKLVIFVLWTLSFVSAGPIFVLVGVEHENGTNPLETNECKATEYAVKSGLLTIMVWTSSVFFFLPVFCLTVLYSLIGRKLWRRKMDSIGPSISHRDKNNKQTVKMLAVVVFAFILCWLPFHVARYLFSKSFEAGSWEIALISQYCNLVSFVLFYLSAAINPILYNIMSKKYRVAACRLFRLKKVCRKAPYTTNDESSPAWTESYVSS; encoded by the exons ATGGTGAGAACTTCGCAGGACTTTATTTATGGCCAGGTGAGAATCATGTCCAGTAAAATTTATTCAGACAACATAACCAAGGGTTACTACTATAATTCTACCTGGCCAGAAGACCCCATCTATCTTTTCCCTCTCCCAGTCCTTACAGGAATAACTGTGGTCTGTGTTCTCCTGTTTATTATTGGTATATTTGGTAATATCATGACTATGCTAGTGGTGTCTAAGTACAAGGATATGAGGACTACAACCAACCTCTATCTCTCCAGCATGGCATTCTCAGACCTTCTCATCTTTCTCTGCATGCCACTTGACTTGTACAAGCTTTGGCAATATAGACCCTGGAATTTTGGAAGTCTCCTCTGCAAGTTGTTTCAGTTCATCAGTGAAAGTTGCACTTACTCCACTATTCTGAACATCACAGCTCTGAGTGTGGAGAGGTATTTTGCAATCTGTTTTCCTTTGAAAGCTAAGGTGGTCATCACCAAGGGCAGGGTGAAACTGGTCATCTTTGTTCTTTGGACTCTATCCTTTGTTAGCGCTGGACCTATCTTTGTCTTGGTTGGTGTTGAACACGAAAATGGGACCAATCCCCTAGAAACAAATGAATGTAAAGCTACAGAGTATGCAGTCAAGTCTGGACTCCTCACCATCatggtgtggacatcaagtgtctTCTTCTTCTTGCCGGTCTTCTGCCTCACTGTCCTGTACAGCCTTATTGGAAGGAAACTGTGGAGAAGGAAGATGGACTCTATAGGACCAAGTATCTCTCACAGGGACAAGAATAACAAACAGACTGTCAAAATGTTAG CCGTGGTGGTGTTTGCCTTCATCCTGTGCTGGTTACCATTCCATGTGGCACGCTACCTGTTCTCTAAGTCCTTTGAAGCAGGATCCTGggaaatagcactgatcagccaGTACTGTAACTTGGTATCTTTTGTGCTTTTCTACCTGAGTGCTGCCATCAACCCCATTCTATACAACATCATGTCCAAAAAATACCGCGTGGCTGCTTGCAGACTATTCCGACTAAAGAAAGTTTGCAGAAAAGCACCTTACACAACGAATGATGAAAGTTCACCGGCCTGGACAGAATCCTACGTGAGCTCATGA